AATAATATTGCCGTTGTGTTGATTCAGCAAAAGCGTTATGACGAAGCTAAGAAACGTTTGGATCGAGCATTAGAGTCGAATCCTCAAGTTGCGACAACCTTGGCTAACCTTAATCAAATCTACGCTTATGAAGCACAAAAGGCTTATAAACAAGTCTTTAAAGACAGCAAGGTAATCGAGCCAACAGCACAGCTGCTTTATTTTGATATTAAGAGCGCACAGTTACCTAATCAGCAAGTGGTGATCAAAGCGGAAAATGCAGATGGTATGCGTGTGGTGAAAAAGCAGGTGGAGCTGTGGCGTCAGGCTTGGGCCAGTCAGAATGTCGAGCGTTATTTGAGTTTCTATGATGATAAAGCCTTTATCCCCAAAAACGGTTGGTCGCTGGATTATTGGATCAAAAACCGTCATATTAGTCTAAAGCGTCCTGATTATATTAAGGTCTATGTCGATGAATTGACCTTGACTCCGATCAGTGATGATTTTATCCGCGCGCGTTTTTATCAGCGTTATGACTCGGATCGTTTTAAAGACGATGTCTACAAGGTCTTGTTATGGCAAAAACATAATAACCAGTGGAAAATCGTCCAAGAGGTAGTGATGTATGACGGCAAATAGTCGTTGTCATAATTGGTTATTAAAAGCCGCTTTAGCTGCATGCTTGGCGGTCAATGCGGTGCATGCAGACGAAGTGCTGCAAACCGAGCAGAAACTGATTAACGGTTTGCAATCGGTACAGCAACTGCAGCTGCAACAGGCCTTGACGACTTTTGAAGAGCTGGGCGAGCGCTTTCCCAAATATAAATTGGCACACCTGTTAAAAGCCGATTTACTGGCTGCAAAAGCCGGCAATTTGCAACTGATTGAACAGGTACGTCAGCAGAACCCGAAAAGTGTTGCCAGGCTCATCGACGAAGCCGAGGTGCGTTGGCAGTTTTCCAACAATAATCTCAAGCATACCGATGAGTTTAACGATTTTGTCTTAAAAAGCGCCGAGCAAAAACATATTATCCTGGTCAGTCTGCAAGAAAGTCGTTTGTATGTATACAAACGCGATGCCGGAAAAGGCATGCAGCGTATTGCCGATTATTACGTCACTATGGGGCGAAAAGGCAGCGGTAAAGAGCGCGAAGGCGATTTACGTACACCGATTGGTGTCTATCATATTGTCGATTTATTGCCAGGGTCTGACTTACCGGATTTATACGGAGTAGGTGCCTTGCCGCTGAATTACCCGAATATCTGGGATAAATCTAACGGTAAAACCGGTTCGGGGATCTGGTTGCATGGCGTGCCGAGTGATACCTATATTCGAGCACCTAGGGCGAGTCGCGGTTGTGTGGTATTGAATAACAAAGCGATGGAACGTCTATTGTCGGAATACGACATCCCTTTTGCCACACCGGTTGTTATTGTTGACCAGCCGGTCGATAAAACCTTGATGGCCTCGTCGCAATATCTGCTTACGCAAATCCAAGCTTGGTTGGCGGATAACCAACCGCAAGTGAATTGGCAGCAGGTCAGCGTGTTCCGCTACCCGAACGAAAAAGATCTGTTTTATGTGACGTTCCCCGATCCTGACAGTCAGCGTTTACATCATCAATTTTGGAAGCGCGATGGCGATGGGGACTGGATAGTTAAGGTGGAATCGGCTGATGAAATTAATAAGTTAGCGCAAAAATAGCCTAATTAACAGCCTCAATTTATGTACAAAAAAGCCGTCTAAAAACGGCTTTTTTAGTTTTAAGAACAATGTAAAAGAAGAGAGCTTAGTTCAGCTTCATACTCTCCACTGGCGCTGTAGCGGCCTGATTTGGCTTCTCATGATGTTGATGTGGGTGTTGCTCGGAGTGCTTGAGCGACTGTTCGATAATTCGCATTTTGCTTTTGTAGCTGTCGGCAATCTTTTTTCCCTGGATTTTCTGTTCTGTCCACAGCTCGACATCGCGCCACATTTTAAAAATCTCTTGTTGGCTCGGCATGGAACCCGCGGAACGCAGTTCCAAGGTGAGCACCGGGATATTCAGGTATTCTCCGGCATAACGCCCTAGTGAACCGGGGTAGGTACCCAGTTCACGATGGTGTAAAGCACCGATTTTATTGGGTATGGCATGATCAGGGCCGTCATAGTCAAGTAAGCCATAGGGAGCGTGAATGGAAATAATCGCATCCGGTTTAAACTCTTTGATGGTATTGACCAATAGCTGAGTTTCGGGCTCTGAGTTAGCGCTTTCACCTGGATAACGGCGCTTGTTTTTATAACGCTGCCAGCTCTTCAGTGCCAATTCATCCCAGTCGGGAGAGGGGAAGTTGCGGTTAATGTCGACGCCATTGGCGTTAACACGAGTCGCAGGCCCCTGAAAAAGTCCATCGGGATTGGCCAATGGAAAAAACATCCAGTTCTGGCGTGTTTCGTTCTGGTTTGCCTGCATATTCATCATCCATAAATAGGTCAGGCTAATCGCGGTATATTCATCGCCATGGATACCGCTGATAAACAGAATATTTCCGGTCGGCTTGTTGCTGTGTTGCTCTGCGGGAGTAAAGCGCTTGATTGGAATAGCGCGCTTTTCAATGCTTGCGATAGGACCGGCTTGCATATTCAACTCAAGGCAACCATCGTATTTAACGGTTCTTAAGGTGTGTGACCACTCTTTGCAAAATGATTCGATATTCTGTGAATTGGTGTCTGATGGAGTGCTGGCGAAACTGCTGGCGCTGAAAATCAAGCCAGCAACAAGAATCCACGATTTTTGGTTTAGCATTCTGTACGTTAATTTCTGTTAAATGGTTATTCGTATTTATTCAAAGGAATTATTCCTCTGCATCGCCTCTCAGGCTTAAAGCAGAGGCTTCATCCATCCCAATGCCCTCTGGCGGTGGTAGTTTACTATTAAGCTTGATATTAAGGCGTAAATCATTCGCAGAATCTGCATAGCGTAACGCATCCTGATAGGTGATCTGCTGACTTTCATAGAGGTCAAATAGAGCCTGGTCAAAGGTTTGCATGCCGATGGCGGAGGATTTCTGCATAATCTCTTTCAGTGCTCCGACATTTCCTTGCATAATCAGTTCAGAGACGCGTGGAGTGTTGATCAACACTTCGACCGCAGCAATACGTCCACCGCCGATCTTCGGAATCAAGCGTTGCGAAACAATGGCTTTCAGGTTCAATGACAAATCCATCAGGATATGGTTTTTCTGGATAGCCGGGAAAAAATTGACGATACGATCCAGTGTCTGGTTGGTATTGTTGGCGTGCAGTGTCGATACGCAAAGGTGGCCAGTCTCGGCGAAGGCAATCGCGTGTTCCATGGTTTCGTGTGAGCGAATCTCACCAATCAAAATAACATTAGGCGCCTGTCGTAAGGTGTTTTTCAAGGCGGCTTCATAGCTTTCGGTGTCCACACCGACTTCTCGCTGGGTGATAATGCTTTTCTTATGGCTATGGACGAATTCGATCGGGTCTTCAATCGTGATGATATGACCGTCCATGGTCTGGTTACGTACACCAATCAAACTGGCCAAGGTCGTCGACTTACCGGAGCCGGTTCCACCTACCATTAGCAGCAAGCCGTTTTTTTCTTTAATGAACTCTTTCATTACCGGCGGCAGGTTCAGCGTTTCGAACTCTGGAATATCGGTATGAACTGAGCGGATAACCATACCCGGTGTGCCGCGTTGCATAAAGATATTGACACGGTAACGCGCCGTGCCGGGGATATGATAGGCAAAGTTACATTCCTGAGTCTCGTGGAAAATGGCTCTTTGATCATCGTTCATCATCAGCTCAGTAAGCAACGTTGCCATTTCGGGATCGATGACGTCCTCAGTAATTGTCTCAAGGTGACCATCTTTCTTCATGGTAATCGGGCGACCGGCAGTGACGAATAAATCCGAGCCGCCACTTTGTGTGAAATGGAGAAGAATCTTATCGAATTCACTTAGGTTTTCAGGTTCTGCCATATCGAGCTCCTTTGACAATATCGCTACTGGTTAGGTGAATAGGTAAATCGATGAGTTGCTAGTTAAACTAAGCGAACAAACTCTTATTGACCGCCTTACTTCTGGCATCGTCTTTATAAATCACATTTTTGTCGACCAAGGCTTTGAGGTTCTGATCCATGGTCTGCATGCCCAATTGGTTGGAAGTTTGGATTACCGAATACATCTGAGGAATCTTCGCTTCACGAATCAGGTTTCGAATCGCCGAATTGACCAGCATGATTTCATGGGCGGCGACACGTCCACCGGTCGTTTTTTTCAATAAGGTTTGTGAAATAACGGCTTGCAGAGATTCCGACAACATAGAACGCACCATCTCTTTTTCCTCTGCAGGGAATACGTCAATGATTCGGTCGATGGTCTTTGCCGCCGAACTGGTATGCAAGGTTCCAAATACCAAGTGACCGGTTTCCGCGGCGGTCATCGCCAAACGTATGGTTTCCAAGTCTCGCATCTCACCAACGAGGATGACATCGGGGTCTTCACGAAGAGCGGAGCGTAAAGCGTTGTTGAAGCTTTTGGTGTCTCGGTGAACTTCACGCTGGTTAATCAGCGCGCGGTGGGATTTATGCACGAATTCGATAGGGTCTTCAACGGTAAGAATATGAGCCGGATCGCGTTTGTTGATATAGTCGACCATGGCGGCAAGCGTTGTCGATTTACCAGAACCGGTCGGGCCGGTTACCAATACCAGTCCACGAGGGAATTCGGCAATGTTCTTGAATACCGGGGGGGTATTGAGGTCTTCCAATGTGAGAATCTTGCTTGGAATGGTACGAAATACGGCGGCAATGCCTCGGTTTTGAAAAAAGACATTGGCACGAAAACGAGCGATTTTAGGCAGTTCAAAAGAAAAATCGGCTTCCAGGGTTTCTTCAAAGCCGCGACGTTGTTCGTCGCTCATAATGTCGTATACCATCTTTTGCAGCTGTTCGGCTTCAAAATCTGGCGCTTCGATACGTTGTACATCACCGTCGATTCGGATAATCGGAGGCTGACCGGTAGAGAGGTGCAAGTCAGAAGCACCTTGTTCAACACCAAATTCAAGTAGTTGGGTAATATCCATAATTCAGACCTTCAACAGCAAGATTAACGGGTAAGTGTTGAAATTCATTATAGAGAAGCTAGAGGCTAATGAGAATAAAAAACTCCTATGAGTTTGATAAAGCTTTTTGGTGAGAGGCTGAATACAGCTAAAAACGCTTGTGGTTAAGATGTGATTTAACGCTATGGTTAGGCACGGTTCAAAAACCGATTTTATGCACCAACGGTTCCAAGTTGGCTTTTTTGTAGGCTTTCCAGCGTTCGCGCCCCATTTCAATAAGGTATTCGGACTGATCGAGGATCTCGATGGTGCGTTGGTATTGTGGATAAAAATCCGCAAAATTTGGATGCATATTGATAAGCACATCTTCGCATTTTTTATCAATCTGTTCGCCGAACAGTTGAATAGGCGCTTTCATCTCTTGCGCAAAAGCATGGTGAATAAAGCTTTGCGGCGATTGGTTCCACAGGGTTAGGTCAAAGCGTTGCGCTTCTTGAATATCGGCAAAACGCACATCGGCACGACGTTGCTGTTTCCAGATGGTTTTTAACAGCTTAGCCAGAAACTGTTCGCGCTCTTTCGGCTCGCTACTATTAAGCACATAAAACACCACGTCTTGTGATGCTGTTGCGCTGGAGTGGGGCTGCGTCGTTTCGATGCTCATGGTTTTGCCTATTTTCAATCTATTTAAGCGTTAGCGCTATTGACCAAGAACTGAACCAGGGTCGGTACCGGGCGCCCGCTAGCGCCTTTATTGGCACCACTTGTCCAAGCCGTACCGGCGATATCCAAATGAGCCCAATCGACTTCTTTAGTGTAGCGTGCTAAAAATTGTGCTGCGGTAATGGTGCCGCCTTCGCGTCCACCGATATTGGCCATATCGGCAAAGTTGGATTTTAACTGTTCATCCCACTCTTCACCTAAAGGTAGCTGCCATAAACGATCATAGGTATATTGACCTGATGCAATCAACTCATCAACCAGCTCTTGATTATTACCCAATACTGCCGAAACATGGTTGCCCAGTGCGATAATACAAGCGCCGGTCAACGTCGCCATATCAATGACTTTTGCCGGTTTATAGGCTTGTTGCACATAAGTTAAGGCGTCACACAGAATCAAACGGCCTTCCGCATCGGTATTAAGGATCTCAATGGTCTGACCGGAAAGGGAGGTTACCACATCCCCCGGTTTGATCGCATTGCCGGCCGGCATGTTTTCTGTGGAGGGTATCACAGCAACGACATTGATTGCAGGTTTGAGCTCACCCAGTGCTTTAAAGACCCCCAGCACTGTTGCCGCACCGCCCATGTCATATTTCATCTCGTCCATTGAGGCGCCAGGTTTCAGGGAAATACCTCCGGTATCGAAAGTGACCCCTTTACCAACTAGAGCAATCGGTGCTTGCTCGGCATCCGCCCCCTGATATGACAAGCAGATCATTTTCGGTGGCGTTGGGGTGCCTTGCGCTACAGCCATAAATGACCCCATCCCCATCTCGATCATTTGTTCACGTTCGAGGATATTGACATCAAAACCGTAGTCTTTAGCCAATTGTTCGGCGGTTTCGGCCAGGTAAGCCGGGGTACAAAAGTTGCTTGGCATATTGGCAAGATCTTTCGTCAATGTCATGCCTTTTGCGGTAGCCTGCGCTTGTAGTGCCGCGTTGGCTTCATCACAACCGACAAAATTGACTTGCTGAAGTCTGCTTTCCAGCGGTTCAAATTTGCCACGGCTGGCGTGGCTATATTGATAAAGGCTTTGTTGAATAATCAAAGTGTTTTGTAAGGTACTCCAGCTCTTGTCGAAACCCTCTGGATGGATTTGTGCCATAAAATTGTCGATCTGCTCGGAGCCGTTTTGTTTAACGGCTTCGGCAGCGGCCTTGATTGCGGTTAGATAGCCTTTTACCGTCAGTTTATCGAGTTCACCTAAACCTACCAGAATCAGGCGAGACACCTTAATGCCCTGTGGTTTGATTAGAGTAAGTGTTTTTCCTAGGGCTCCTTTCAAATCGCCGCTATCCGTAAGTTCTTGCATTAGATTGGCTAGATCCGCTTGGTTTGATAGGCCTGTTGTATCGGCGGCAATATTGCCCTGTTTATCTACCGGTACGATCCAAGTATCGTCAGTTTGGCTTGCAGAAGAGAAAGAGAAACTTAGGTTTTTCATTGGGATGGAGTCCTTGCATTGATTGTTTTTTTTACCAAAGGTATGCGGCCAAAAGCACAGTTTTTATCAGCCAGGCCGTCTTTATATCCGGCTTGTGTTTCGCCTGAGAGATTCGCTGGGTATAATGGCAGCGGTCAACTTACAATTTGGCTTAATTTAATTCATCCTATTCTAATTGAGAGAGCCGGTTTTTGCGAATTCTCGATAAATATATTTACAAAGAACTTGGGCAGACATTTGCAGCGGTGTTGATTGTGCTATTGCTGATTACATTCGGCAGTGAAGCCACTCAATTGCTGACCCATGCCATTGAAGGCAAAATACCTTCTTCAGTGGTTTTTCAGGTGTTGCTGCTGAAAATCCCTCCGGCTTTGGAAATTATTCTGCCTTTGGTCGCTTTGCTTGCGGTCATGCTCGCTATCGGCCGATTGTATCAAGATCAGGAAATGGTGGTTTTGCAAAGCTGCGCCATTACCCCAAAGTATTTTCAACAACGCATCAGTCATTTTCTTATTCCGGTGGCGCTGTTCACGGCGTTGATTAGTCTTTATGTCACGCCTTGGGCTTATCAGCAGGAACGTGTGATCATCGCCGAGGCACAGACGGTTTCTCCGATGGCCGGTTTGGTGGCCGGTAAGTTCAACCCTTTACCCAATAATCAAGGCGTGCTCTATGCTAAAACCATTGAGGATGGACAAATGCGCAATGTTTGGCTGCAGCTGAGAAGTCCGCAGGTGGATATGGTGTTAAGTGCGCCTGTAGGGCGTTTTGAATGGCGTGATAACCGGGTTGTCCTGGTTTTAGAGAATGGCCAAAGTTACCGTGGTCTGCATGGTATTAATCTGACGGGCGCTTTTAATTCAGAGATGAATGTGCCGTCGGCCGAGGTGAGTATTCAGAAGTTTGCTCGTTACGAAGGCGTATTGCCGGCGTTGACGCCGATTGCATCAAGACCTGAATTATTGGAATCCTCTACAATCGCCTTATGGCATGCGTCAACCAATGAAGCGCAGGCATTGCTGCAATGGCGTTTGGTAACGCCGATAGGTGTTTTGATTTTAGGTTTAATCGGCTTGAAGCTGAGTAAAACCGGGCCACGAGAAGGGCGTTTTGCCAAGATATTTATCGCTTTGCTGGTTTACATTCTTTATAACCAGTTTTTGGTGATGGGGCGTGATGCCATTGGCAATGGTGGTTGGCCTGCCTGGCTGGGTTTGTGGCCGGTTGTGCTGGTTTTTGCCATGTTGGCATTAACCGATCACAGTGGTGAACATGCGTGGTGGCGTTTACGCCGTTTAAGACCGGGAAGCAGGCTCTGATGGTTTGCCTAGCGAAACTCAACGCACTAGCGGGTGGTTGTATATGAACCGAATTGAGCGTTATTTAGGAACGGCTGTCATCAGTTATACCTTATTGGTCATGCTGGTGATTCTGCTGATTTTCTCGTTCTTTGAATTTATGAATCAGCTCGGTAAGTTAACCGAAACCTACACCTTGGCAATGGGAGGGCTTTACACTTTGCTCAAGGTTCCGGTCTATGCTTATCAGATTTTTCCTATCGCGATTTTGATTGGCGCTTTAATGGGATTGGGGGCGCTGGCGAATCAGTCTGAGCTGACGATTTTACGCGTTACCGGCTGGTCGATTAAACGGATTTTATGGGCGGTGTTAAAAACAGCGCTGCTGTTATGGCTGGTAATTGCCTTGATTGGTGAGTTGGTTGCGCCATCGAGTGAAGCCTTGGCAAAAAAACTCCGTGCCGAGGCTTTAAACCAAAGTTTTTCGATTGGCTCGGCAAGCGGTCTCTGGATTAAGGACGAACAGCAATACATCCATGTCGGCCGTATTGTTTCCAGTGAGCAATTGAGCAATATCAGCATTTATCAATTAAGCGCCAACGCCGTTAGCGACAAGCCGTTGCCTGGCGAGATTGAGCAGGTGATGCGTGCTAAAAAGGCTGATTATATCGATGATGGCCAATGGCGTTTTACTCAGGTGCAGTTAATGCATTTTGATCAGCAAAGCAGTGATTTGCTGGATGCTAGTACACCGCTTTACAGTTTCCAGCAAGAGCTGTTGCCGCAATTGGCTAAGTCGTTTCCGTTGCAGCCCGAAGACTTGACCAACCTTGATATGGAAACCCGTTATCTAAGTAGTTTTGATCTGTTTTACTATATCCGTTTTCTGGAAGAAAATGGTTTGGAAGCAAGCGCCTATCGTTTGTCGTTCTGGCAGAAGCTGGCAATGCCTTTGGTGGTGCTGGCGATGATTGCGATAGTATTGCCGTTGATTTTCGGCTCTATGCGTCAGGTGAGTGTCGGTAAGCGCATTTTCCTTGGTGTATTAATCGGAATGGGCTTCCACCTGCTTAATCAGATGGTGGGCAATATCGCCGTGGTCTACCAGATGCCGATTGCCTTGGCGGCTTTTTTACCGGCGCTTTTGCTTTTGCTTGCGGCGCTTTGGTGGATGCGCCGTATTGATTAGTTCTTTGTCGTTGGTTAGAGCTGGCGGTTATTGCATCAGTCGCCACTCAGCTTATTGAGCTTTATGGATAATCGTTTCAATTTCAGCCACTTTTTCAGCCACCAGCTGAGGATTGCCTTTAGCCTCGATATTTAAACGCAAAAGGGGCTCTGTATTTGAGAGGCGGATATTCATGCGCCAATCGCTAAATTCCAAACTTAACCCGTCGGTCATATCCATTTGTGGATTTTGTGCGGCATAAAGCGCTTTCACTTCTTCTAAAATAGCCGGCGCATCCTTGACCTTGTAGTTCAGCTCGCCACTGCAAGGGTAAGCTTTCATACGTTCTTTGACCAGTTCATCAAGCGATTTATTGCTAAGGCTCATCAGTTCACTGACCAATAACCAAGGAATCATGCCGCTATCGCAATAGAAGAAATCTTTAAAATAGTGGTGTGCAGACATCTCGCCACCGTAGATCGCATCTTCTTTACGCATGCGCTCTTTAATAAAGGCGTGACCGGTTTTCGATTGAACCGCAATACCGCCGGAACGTTTGACTTGATCGATGGTGTTCCAGGTCAAGCGAGGATCGTGCACGATTTTGCTGCCAGGGTGTTTTTTTAGCAGCATCTCGGCAAGTAGGCCGACCAGATAATAGCCTTCGATAAACTCGCCCTGACTGTCGAATAGAAAACAGCGGTCAAAATCACCATCCCAGGCGACGCCGAAATCGGCGTGATTTTCCAGAATGGCTTGTTTGGTCGCCCCACGGTTTTCGATAATCATTGGATTGGGAACGCCGTTAGGGAAATCGCCGTCCGCCTGGTGGTGCAAGCGAATCACATCAAACGGAAGGTGCTTGGCCAGTTCGTCAAAAGTCGGTCCAGCAGAGCCGTTACCGGCGTTGACGACGATTTTAAACGGCTTGAGTTTACTGGTATCGATATAACCGAGT
Above is a window of Thiomicrorhabdus sediminis DNA encoding:
- the lptG gene encoding LPS export ABC transporter permease LptG, producing the protein MNRIERYLGTAVISYTLLVMLVILLIFSFFEFMNQLGKLTETYTLAMGGLYTLLKVPVYAYQIFPIAILIGALMGLGALANQSELTILRVTGWSIKRILWAVLKTALLLWLVIALIGELVAPSSEALAKKLRAEALNQSFSIGSASGLWIKDEQQYIHVGRIVSSEQLSNISIYQLSANAVSDKPLPGEIEQVMRAKKADYIDDGQWRFTQVQLMHFDQQSSDLLDASTPLYSFQQELLPQLAKSFPLQPEDLTNLDMETRYLSSFDLFYYIRFLEENGLEASAYRLSFWQKLAMPLVVLAMIAIVLPLIFGSMRQVSVGKRIFLGVLIGMGFHLLNQMVGNIAVVYQMPIALAAFLPALLLLLAALWWMRRID
- a CDS encoding phosphomannomutase, which gives rise to MTTLNAFKAYDIRGIVPQDLNAQRAYDIGRAFAAEFKPANVVIGHDIRLESPELSDALCQGLIDSGVDILHLGLCGTEEVYFATSHYQADGGIMITASHNPKGYNGMKLVAKGSKPISGDSGLKAIEQRVINQDFDTKATNPGNLIAKPDKSAYVEHLLGYIDTSKLKPFKIVVNAGNGSAGPTFDELAKHLPFDVIRLHHQADGDFPNGVPNPMIIENRGATKQAILENHADFGVAWDGDFDRCFLFDSQGEFIEGYYLVGLLAEMLLKKHPGSKIVHDPRLTWNTIDQVKRSGGIAVQSKTGHAFIKERMRKEDAIYGGEMSAHHYFKDFFYCDSGMIPWLLVSELMSLSNKSLDELVKERMKAYPCSGELNYKVKDAPAILEEVKALYAAQNPQMDMTDGLSLEFSDWRMNIRLSNTEPLLRLNIEAKGNPQLVAEKVAEIETIIHKAQ
- the lptF gene encoding LPS export ABC transporter permease LptF — encoded protein: MRILDKYIYKELGQTFAAVLIVLLLITFGSEATQLLTHAIEGKIPSSVVFQVLLLKIPPALEIILPLVALLAVMLAIGRLYQDQEMVVLQSCAITPKYFQQRISHFLIPVALFTALISLYVTPWAYQQERVIIAEAQTVSPMAGLVAGKFNPLPNNQGVLYAKTIEDGQMRNVWLQLRSPQVDMVLSAPVGRFEWRDNRVVLVLENGQSYRGLHGINLTGAFNSEMNVPSAEVSIQKFARYEGVLPALTPIASRPELLESSTIALWHASTNEAQALLQWRLVTPIGVLILGLIGLKLSKTGPREGRFAKIFIALLVYILYNQFLVMGRDAIGNGGWPAWLGLWPVVLVFAMLALTDHSGEHAWWRLRRLRPGSRL
- a CDS encoding L,D-transpeptidase family protein, whose amino-acid sequence is MTANSRCHNWLLKAALAACLAVNAVHADEVLQTEQKLINGLQSVQQLQLQQALTTFEELGERFPKYKLAHLLKADLLAAKAGNLQLIEQVRQQNPKSVARLIDEAEVRWQFSNNNLKHTDEFNDFVLKSAEQKHIILVSLQESRLYVYKRDAGKGMQRIADYYVTMGRKGSGKEREGDLRTPIGVYHIVDLLPGSDLPDLYGVGALPLNYPNIWDKSNGKTGSGIWLHGVPSDTYIRAPRASRGCVVLNNKAMERLLSEYDIPFATPVVIVDQPVDKTLMASSQYLLTQIQAWLADNQPQVNWQQVSVFRYPNEKDLFYVTFPDPDSQRLHHQFWKRDGDGDWIVKVESADEINKLAQK
- a CDS encoding type IV pilus twitching motility protein PilT, producing the protein MDITQLLEFGVEQGASDLHLSTGQPPIIRIDGDVQRIEAPDFEAEQLQKMVYDIMSDEQRRGFEETLEADFSFELPKIARFRANVFFQNRGIAAVFRTIPSKILTLEDLNTPPVFKNIAEFPRGLVLVTGPTGSGKSTTLAAMVDYINKRDPAHILTVEDPIEFVHKSHRALINQREVHRDTKSFNNALRSALREDPDVILVGEMRDLETIRLAMTAAETGHLVFGTLHTSSAAKTIDRIIDVFPAEEKEMVRSMLSESLQAVISQTLLKKTTGGRVAAHEIMLVNSAIRNLIREAKIPQMYSVIQTSNQLGMQTMDQNLKALVDKNVIYKDDARSKAVNKSLFA
- a CDS encoding M14 family zinc carboxypeptidase; the protein is MLNQKSWILVAGLIFSASSFASTPSDTNSQNIESFCKEWSHTLRTVKYDGCLELNMQAGPIASIEKRAIPIKRFTPAEQHSNKPTGNILFISGIHGDEYTAISLTYLWMMNMQANQNETRQNWMFFPLANPDGLFQGPATRVNANGVDINRNFPSPDWDELALKSWQRYKNKRRYPGESANSEPETQLLVNTIKEFKPDAIISIHAPYGLLDYDGPDHAIPNKIGALHHRELGTYPGSLGRYAGEYLNIPVLTLELRSAGSMPSQQEIFKMWRDVELWTEQKIQGKKIADSYKSKMRIIEQSLKHSEQHPHQHHEKPNQAATAPVESMKLN
- a CDS encoding leucyl aminopeptidase; translated protein: MKNLSFSFSSASQTDDTWIVPVDKQGNIAADTTGLSNQADLANLMQELTDSGDLKGALGKTLTLIKPQGIKVSRLILVGLGELDKLTVKGYLTAIKAAAEAVKQNGSEQIDNFMAQIHPEGFDKSWSTLQNTLIIQQSLYQYSHASRGKFEPLESRLQQVNFVGCDEANAALQAQATAKGMTLTKDLANMPSNFCTPAYLAETAEQLAKDYGFDVNILEREQMIEMGMGSFMAVAQGTPTPPKMICLSYQGADAEQAPIALVGKGVTFDTGGISLKPGASMDEMKYDMGGAATVLGVFKALGELKPAINVVAVIPSTENMPAGNAIKPGDVVTSLSGQTIEILNTDAEGRLILCDALTYVQQAYKPAKVIDMATLTGACIIALGNHVSAVLGNNQELVDELIASGQYTYDRLWQLPLGEEWDEQLKSNFADMANIGGREGGTITAAQFLARYTKEVDWAHLDIAGTAWTSGANKGASGRPVPTLVQFLVNSANA
- a CDS encoding DNA polymerase III subunit chi; its protein translation is MSIETTQPHSSATASQDVVFYVLNSSEPKEREQFLAKLLKTIWKQQRRADVRFADIQEAQRFDLTLWNQSPQSFIHHAFAQEMKAPIQLFGEQIDKKCEDVLINMHPNFADFYPQYQRTIEILDQSEYLIEMGRERWKAYKKANLEPLVHKIGF
- a CDS encoding PilT/PilU family type 4a pilus ATPase, whose translation is MAEPENLSEFDKILLHFTQSGGSDLFVTAGRPITMKKDGHLETITEDVIDPEMATLLTELMMNDDQRAIFHETQECNFAYHIPGTARYRVNIFMQRGTPGMVIRSVHTDIPEFETLNLPPVMKEFIKEKNGLLLMVGGTGSGKSTTLASLIGVRNQTMDGHIITIEDPIEFVHSHKKSIITQREVGVDTESYEAALKNTLRQAPNVILIGEIRSHETMEHAIAFAETGHLCVSTLHANNTNQTLDRIVNFFPAIQKNHILMDLSLNLKAIVSQRLIPKIGGGRIAAVEVLINTPRVSELIMQGNVGALKEIMQKSSAIGMQTFDQALFDLYESQQITYQDALRYADSANDLRLNIKLNSKLPPPEGIGMDEASALSLRGDAEE